A stretch of the Equus quagga isolate Etosha38 chromosome 9, UCLA_HA_Equagga_1.0, whole genome shotgun sequence genome encodes the following:
- the SETD9 gene encoding SET domain-containing protein 9, giving the protein MPGRLLRGLWQRWRRYKYRFVPWIALNLNHNPRTLRYVPEESKDKIISDEDVLKTLLKVFQALFINDFNKQSDILTVLPEVVKSKYQDLLSVQHPRLKLLEHRYQQQNIFKPEEILYKTLGFSIARATSSLISAGKGVFVTKGLVPKGAVVSMYPGTVYQKYEPIFFQSIGNPFIFRCLDGILIDGNDKGISKVVYRSCNGRDRLGPLKMSDSTWLTSEIHNPLAVGQYVNNCSNDRAANVCYQEFDVPAVFPIELKQYLPNIAYSYDKQSPLRCVVLVALRDIKQGEELFSNYYTIVS; this is encoded by the exons ATGCCAGGCCGCCTGCTGCGGGGCCTGTGGCAGCGATGGCGCCGTTACAAGTACCGCTTCGTACCTTGGATCGCGCTGAACCTGAACCACAACCCGAG GACCCTCCGATATGTTCCAGAGGAATCCAAAGACAAAATTATCTCAGATGAAGATGTCCTAAAAACATTACTGAAAGTTTTCCAGGCTCTGTTCATAAATGATTTCAATAAACAATCAGATATCTTGACTGTGCTTCCAGAAGTTGTTAAATCAAAGTATCAAGACCTACTGTCAGTTCAACATCCAAGGCTGAAATTGCTTGAACACAGATATCAACAGCAAAATATCTTTAAACCAGAAGAAATTCTTTATAAGACATTGGGTTTCAGTATTGCTCGAGCAACtagttcattgatttctgctgGAAAAGGTGTCTTCGTTACTAAAGGATTGGTACCAAAAGGCGCGGTTGTATCTATGTATCCTG GTACAGTATATCAGAAGTATGAGCCAATCTTTTTCCAATCCATTggaaatccatttatttttagatgCTTAGATGGGATACTCATTGATGGAAATGACAAAGGAATATCAAAAGTCGTATACAG ATCTTGCAATGGGAGGGATCGACTTGGCCCTTTAAAAATGAGTGATAGTACATGGCTAACATCAGAAATTCACAATCCACTGGCCGTAGGACAGTATGTAAACAATTGTTCAAATG ACAGAGCAGCTAATGTCTGTTATCAGGAATTTGATGTGCCTGCAGTTTTCCCTATAGAGCTGAAGCAGTATCTTCCAAACATTGCCTACAGCTATGACAAGCAAAG ccCCCTTCGATGTGTCGTTCTTGTTGCACTCAGGGACATCAAACAAGGAGAAGAGCTTTTTTCAAACTACTATACAATTGTCAGCTAA